GAGGTGGAAATAGACAAAAAAGCCTACCCCTATGAAATCAGGAACAACAGGTTCGTTTTCCTGGGCGAAGGCTGGGAGGAAGGAATGGGGAGCTGCATGGCCTTTGAGAAGGGGACCGGGCACATCATTGCCAATACGTCGGACATGGGCTGGAACGGCCGGGTGGAACCCCTCGGAGGGAACCGCCTCCGGCTGGACTGGAACCTCAAGCAGAAGGGAATCAAGCCGGGGGATACGCTGGTGCTGCGGAATTATAACCGCCCCCATCCGGGATGCGTGGTTTACCGGGCGCGGAAGACGGTCCTGAATGATGTGGCCCTGCACCAGAGCACGGGCATGGCTTTGCTGGTCCAGCGGTCGGAGGATTTCCACATGAAGGGCGGCGGCGTCATGGTCAGGAAAGGGACGGGGCGCGTGCACACCGCCGGGGCGGACGCCACCCATTTTTCCAACACCCGGGGCGAGATCGTGGTGGAGAAAGCCTTGTTCGAGGGAATGATGGATGACGCCATCAACGTTCATTCCACCTGCCTGGGCGTGACGGAGGTAGTGGACAGCCATACGCTGAAATGCAAGTACATGCACCGCCAGGCGGTGGGGTTTGAAGTGTTCCTGCCCGGTGAAAAAATCCGTTTTATCAACGGGCCTACGCTTGAACCGGGAAGCACCGCTACCGTAAAAACCGCCGTGAAGAAGAGTTCTACGGAACTGGTGATCACGCTGGAAGAACCGCTGCCTCCGTCCGTCAAGGCCGGGGACGCCGTGGAAAATGCGGATTTTTACCCTTCCGTAGTATTCCGCAACAACATCGTCCGCAACAACCGCGCCCGCGGTTCTCTTTTCACGACGCCTGAGAAGGTTCTGGTGGAGGGCAATTTGTTTGACCATTCCTCCGGCGCGGCCATTCTGCTGGCCGGGGACGCCCAGGGCTGGTATGAAAGCGGCGCCTGCCATGAAGTGGTGATCCGCAGGAATACCTTCATCAACAACCTGACCTCCCGCTACCAGTTCACGAACGCCATCATTTCCATTTACCCGGAAGTCAAGCAGTTGAACAAGCAGAAGGATTATTATCACCGCAATGTCCTGATAGAAAACAATGTGTTCAAGACGTTCGACGTGCCGCTGCTGTTTGCCATTTCCACGGATAACCTTAAATTCGTCAACAACAAAATCATTTACAACAATGATTTCAGGGGCTGGGGGCAGAAGCCCTTCCAGTTCAAGAGGTGCGCCAACATCCTGATTAAAAATAACAAGGTTCAGCCTCCCCGCACATGGTCCATTGAGGACTGCAAGCTGGAAAATACTCCCGCGGACCAGGTGCGCATAGAGAATTGACGTTTCCCTGCGCCATTCCGCCTTTTGCGGATTTTTCATGCTGCAGGGGCCGGACGGCCGTCCGGGAGGAAGGCGGAGTTTTTTACGGTTATTTCAACGTCTTGACGCAGAACGGTGTCATTACCGGAATGATAGATATTCCTTCCCGTCTGGTCAAACGCTGCAAAAAGTTCATTGAGCCGTACCGGGTGACGGACGGCAAGGGGTTCAAGTTATCCCACTATGATCCGGGCGATCTGGGCAAGCTGGACAAGGACAGCAAGAAGGAAGCCGTGGACAAGCTGGAGAAGGGCATTGAGCTGCTGGAACAGCTTCAGGAGGTGCTTTATGCCAGCGAATCCTATGCGCTGCTGGTGGTGCTGCAGGCGATGGATAGCGCGGGCAAGGACGGCATTGTGAAGCATGTGATGGGCGGAGTCAATCCGCAGGGGTGCGTGGTCAGCAGCTTCAAGCCGCCCTCCACGCTGGAACGGAGCCATGATTTCCTGTGGCGGTGCGTGGCCCGTCTTCCCCGGCGGGGAATGATCGGCATTTTCAACCGTTCCTACTATGAAGAAGTGCTGAGCGTGCGCGTGCATCCGGAATTTCTGGCGGGGGAGGGGTTTGATCCCGTCCATGCCAAGGGAGCCTTCTGGAAGGAGAGGTACAGATCCATCAATAATCTGGAACGCCATCTGCTCGCCAACAAGACGCGCATCGTGAAGATATTCCTTAACCTTTCCAGTGAGGAACAGAGAAAGCGCCTTCTGGCGCGGCTGGACACCCCGCACAAGAACTGGAAGTTTTCAGAGGGGGACATCCACGAACGCGAGTTCTGGGACCAGTACCAGAAGGCGTATGAGGAAATGATACGTCATACTTCTTCCCGGGACGCGCCGTGGTATGTGGTGCCGGCGGACAACAAGTGGTATTCCAGGCTTGTCTGCATGTGCGCCATTGTGGAGGCACTGGCGGAAATGAAACTGGAATACCCTAAGGTGTCCGGGGAATTGAAGGCGTTCTTCCCTGAATTCCGGGAGGAACTGGAACGCCCCCTGTCCGGGGACAGGGATTGAACGAAGAGTCCGGGAACGGAAGGGAAAGAAAAAAGGCCGCGGAAGAATGGCAAAAAGAAAAACGGCGCATCATGCGGAAGCTTCCCTCCGTCTGCTGCGCCGCCGCATTCCATCCCGTGCGGGCCTGCCGGTTCTTTAATCAGCGCCTGCGTTCCCAGGATTTCACCTTGCCGTTGATGAACAGCACGTAGCCGGTATCCACCGGGACGTAGGTGACGTCATTGTAATACGGGTAATAGGGACGGTAGAACCCCGGTCCCCAATAGGGGCCTCCCCAGTAGGGCCCGGCCCAGAAGGAGGGCGGCGGGGTGTAAACCGGCTGGAGGGAAGAGTAAATCCAGCGGGTGGCGGATTTTCCGTTAAGGTTGCCTTCCGCGACGGCGGAGGGGTCTCCCCAGGCCAGGAAGACGGCGGGCGGCGACATGCCTTCCGCAATCTGTCCGGCTTCCACCAGCGTTTTCTGGCTGGGCGGAAGGGAATTGAAAAGGGCTGGGTTTTTCTGGATGCGGGATGCCGGGGTGGACACGCAGGAAGCAAGGCTCAGAGCGGCGGCCAGGGTAGTGAAAAGTAACTTCCAGTTCATGATGTACATACGGATAACACTCACTTTGACTCTTGCCAAGGGTGTTTTGTTGAGTAAAATGTACGAACACGTTATGAAAGCGCTCCGCAATCTGGCTTTAACACTGATGGTCCCCGTTCTGGTTTCTTCCCTGTCCGCAGCAGAAAAGCCGGAAATAATCGATGAATATCTCCCGGTCGGCAAAATGGCGGAAGCTTCCGCCGTCAGCGTTGTGCTTGATGAAAGCCTTCAGCCATTCATGGAAAAGATTGACGGCGTTTTTGCCTCCCTGCCCGACAAGGACAAGAAGGAGCTCGTCAGCCAGATCGTTCCCGGTCAGCCCGTTCCGTATGACGAACGTCTGGGCTGGACCAAGGATGAGTATGCCAAGTATCTGGAATGCTGGAAGCTGAAGCAGGTGCAGGAAGTGGCCCCCGTAGCTGTGGGCATTTTCGCCTCCGGGGAACGCGGCATCTGGACTCTGGCCGCGGTGGCCCAGCAGGGACCGCTGCCGATGAGCACCCTGAAGTATGACTCCAATACCAAATCCTGGATTTCCCCCAACGGCGCCCTGGCCCTGAAAGGGGACGTTTCCTATGACGATCTGAACGTGTACGGCGCATGGAGCGGCAAGGAATGGACCATGGAAAAGAAGACCATTCTTTCCACCCTGACGGAGACCATTATCGCGGGCAAGACCAAGGACGGCAAATATACCTATTTCGTTTACAACATGTCCGAGAAGAATCCGGATAATATTGCCATTGCCAACCAGTCCATCGTGCTGCGCATCCCCATCACCCGCATTACGGGAGACCCCCTGCTGGAAAAGGCCAAGGCCAAGGCGCGCCAGTAGGGACAACAAGACGTTCCTTTCATTCCGGTAAAAACATGCGTATCATCAGCGGAAAGGCCGGCGGCATAGCACTGTCTGTTCCCAAAGGGGAAGTGCGGCCCACGACCGACCGGGTCAGGGAGGCCCTTTTTTCCATCCTGAACCCGCTGATTGACCATGCCGACGTGCTGGATTTGTTCACCGGCTCCGGAGCCTTCGGCCTGGAAGCCCTCAGCCGCGGGGCAGGGAGCTCCCGCATGGTGGATTTTTCCCGGCTTTCCTGCGCGACGGCCAAGGCCAATCTTGCCAAAACCGGCCTGGAGGGCGGCGCCGTCATCCAGGGAGACGCCGTGCAGTTTGTGAAAAGGGAGCTGCTGGCCGGCAGGAAGTACGACATTGTTTTTGCAGATCCCCCCTACTGCAAGGGCCCGGCGGACCGGGATTTTATTGTGGAGCTGGCGGAGGCCGGAATTGCCGGACTGTTGAAGGACGGCGGCGTGTTTATTGCGGAAGTGCAGGAAGGCTGGGGAACCGGCATGGAAGGCGCCGCGGAGTTTGACGGCCTGGACCTGGTGGATACCCGCCGGTACGGGAAAAATATGCTGTTGTTCTATCGATTGCCTGAGAAGTAAGATGAAAGCCTTCCTGTTCTCTTTCTGTTACAATGTCCTGTACACCCTCGGGTGGCTGGTGACGCTGCCTTCCTACCTGCTCAAGCAGAAGAGGCGCGGCGGCTTCGGCACGGGGTTGATGGAGCGCTTCGGCCTGTACCGGGTTTCCTACAACCGGGAGCCGAAGGGGGTGCTGTACGTGCATGCCGTGAGTGTGGGTGAAGTGGTGCTGGCCCTCAAATTTCTCCGGGCGTGGCTCCGGGAGCGCGGCGGTTCCGCGGTGCTGGCCACCAGCACGGCTACGGGGCATGATACGGCGGTGAATGCCCAGGTGTCCGGCGTGCGCGTAATTTATGCCCCCTTTGACCTGCTGGGCCTGCCGGGGAGGTGCTTTGACCGTTTTGAACCGGAAGCCATTGTGTTGGTAGAGGCGGAATTATGGCCGAACTTTGCCCGCGCCGCCAAGGTGCGGGGCATTCCCATGGCGATGATCAATGCCCGAATGTCCGCCAGGTCCGAGAGCCGCTACCGCGCTTTTAAATGGGTGTCACGATATTATTTTTCCACGCTGGACGCCATGGGCGTGCAGGACAAGGGAGACGTCCGGAGGTTTGAATCCGTGGGGGTGCGCCCCTCCATCATCCATGTGACGGGCAGCATCAAGTTTGACCAGCAGATGGCGGAGCGCAAGGAAACCAATGCGGAGTTTGCCGCCATTCTGGACAAGCTGAAGCGCGGCAAGCCCGTGGTGCTGGCCGCCAGCACGCATGACGGGGAGGAAGTGCTGATTGCGGAGGCCGTGCGCAAGGCGGGAGGCTTCCCCTTGATAGTTCCCCGGCATGCGGAACGCCGCCATACGGTGGTGCGTGAGTTGGAGGCCCGCGGCTGGCAGTGCGTGCTGCGGACGGATGGCGAGCTTCCGGAAACCCTGAAGGACAATGTCTGCTACATTGCGGATACGACCGGAGAATTGAGGGATTGGACCGCGCTGGCGGATGTGGCCGTGATCGGCAAGAGCTTTCTGGCGGACGGCGGCCAGAATCCGGCGGAGGCCGTTGCCTGCGGCGTGCCCGTGCTGACGGGGCCGCACATGGAGAATTTCGATGCGCTGGTCCAGCTGCTTGAGGGCGTGGACGGCATTACCCGGTGCGATGAGGAGCGTCTGGCGGACGTGCTCAAGGAGATGCTGGACAATCCGCTGCTGGCCCATGCCCAGTCCTCCCGCGCGCAGGTGGCGTTGAAAGCCCATTTCGGCGCTACGGCCCGCACCATCCGCATGATCTGCATCATGCTCAAGATTCCCGTTTAACGGCGGGAGCCTTTTGTCCGCGGGCCTCCGGCTTGGAATGGAGCGGCAGGGCGAAGACTTCCCCCTGCGGCGCGTCAATGATGATGTCAAAGTGCTGGAGGGTGTCCACGCCTATCTGGCATCTGCCGCCTGTTCCCGTCACGGCGAAGGAAAGGCCGTCCATCTGGAAGTCCGGCCCCATGCGGAGGGTGGAGGGTATGCCCAGCTTCATGACGTTGCGGTCCCCGCTGTGTCCGTTGATGTCGGAGGCCTTGGCCGTGAGCTGGTTTCCATTTGGGTCCGCGGGCCACTGTTCCAGCGGGGCCAGGGAAAGGGAAGAACCGGAATCAAGGGCCAGCAGGAAGGCGTCTCCTCCCCGGGAGCAGCGGACATAGAAAATTCCGGATGGGTGGCGTTCCACTTCCAGCGGCTTCATGTTCTGGGAGGGAAAGCGGGAGCGTTCCAGAAATTGGAGGGAAGCATCCCTGACGGACAGCAGGAACGGGGAGAAGCCCAGGTAGTTGATTCCCAGAATGCCGTCCACCCTGACCTGCATATCTTTTTGAAGGGGGGTGAGGTCCATGGCGAGGCCGAAGAAGTTTTTAATGTGAAGCCCTCCGATGGAGAAGGACTTCATGGCGAAAAGCTGGGGAACGGTGTTGACGTTGGAGCCGGGGGCGATCTGCGCGTTTTCAAGCGGCAGGCCGGGGAAATTCTTCTTGATGAATTTGATGTCAAACGTGGTGTGGGAGGCCGCCGTGTCCACAATGAGATTGCATGGAACGCCGTTAATGGTGCATTGCGCCACAAGAAGTTTGCTGTGGGCGTCTCTCGTCAGCCGGACGGGGTTCAGGTCCGTGATGGAAACGACGGGCCTGGCTTGGGCGGGGTCCGGCTGTTCCGCTGCGGAGAGAGGAAGCGCGCCCAATGCCAGAAGGGCCGCGGAAGCGCGGAAAAGGCTGCATGGGAAGAGCATCCCTTACTGGTAAGCGCGCCTCTGCGGTTTGACAAGCCAATTTGACGGAGAATCAGTCATGGCTGCGGTGGTTGGGCTTGTGGCGGCGTTCCAGTTCCACGCGGTCCTCATAATTCCGGGCCTGTACCTTCCGGTCTCTCTTCCCGGCCCGTTCCACGTTCATCTGCCTTTTTTTCTGGCGTTTGGCAAGCCGCGCGATTTCATCTTCCAGATTCAGGAAATTCAAGTACCGCTCCCTGTCCAACGTTCCTTCCTCCACGGCTTTCCTGATGGCGCAGCCGGAATCCGTGCCGTGGCTGCAATCCGCAAATTTGCATTCCTGGGCCAGCTCCGTCAAATCCGCAAAGCTTTCCCGCAGGGTATGTTCATCCGTCCACATCTGGATTTCACGGATTCCGGGATTGTCAATCAGCAGGCCGCCGTGTTTGAGGAGCACCAGTTCGCGCGCCACGGTCGTATGGCGTCCCTTGCCGGTCACCTCATTCACTTCCCCCGTCCAGAGCCATTCGTCCCCCAGCAGGGTATTGACCAGCGTGGATTTTCCCACTCCGGAGGAACCGACGATGCAGATGGTTTTTCCCCTGGAAAGGCATTTGCGGAATTCCTTGATTCCCTTGTTGTGCAGGGCGCTGATGCCGATGATGGAGCATTCCGGGGAGAGTTCCCGCAGGGCCTGCACGGCTTCGTCCACTTCCTCCCTGGAGAAAAGGTCCGTTTTATTGAGCAGGATGAGAGGTGCGGCGCCGCTGCGGCGGATGAGCGTAAAGTAGCGCTCCATGCGCCTGGGGTTGAAGTCCGTTCCCGGCTCCGTCACCACGGCTACGGTGTCCACATTGGTTCCCAGAACCTGTTCCGCGCTGCTTTTTCCCGGAGCTTTGCGGGAAAAACAGGTCTGGCGGGGGAGAATGGCGCGTATGACGGCTTCGTCTCCCGCTTCCCCCGGGTCAATCGCCACCCAGTCTCCTACGGCGGGCAGTTCCGCATCCGTGGCGGCGTCATGCCAGAGCTTGCCGCTGACGACCGCGTCCACGTCTTCCCCGCCGTCCAGCAGGGCGGTGAAGTTGATTTTCGTTTCCCGGATGAGGCGTCCCGGAACCCAGCCGGGTTTGGCGACGGCGTTGAAAGCGCGTTGAAAGTGGTCGTTCCAGCCTAAATCCTGAAGAGTGACGGGCATGAAAATGGAAAATGTAGTTTTGGGAAAGGCCGCCGGCATTTACATGCCGACATCGGATCGTGGGGCAAACCTTCTTCCGGTTCAAGCGTGGAACGGGTCTGCCGTGCGCCATGACGGAGCTTTTCCCTGTGCGAGACGGCATGCGCGCTCAATGATTTGAAAGGCAATTTGCGTTTTAGGCGCTTTTTCCAAAAGCTCCGTCCGGTCCGGGTAAACGAGCAGCACTTCATTTTCAGAGGAGTTAAAACCAATGTCACTGCGGGAAACGTCGTTGGCCACAATCATGTCGCACCGCTTGCGTTCCAGTTTGCCGCGCGCGTAATTTTCCACGTCATGGGTTTCCGCCGCGAAGCCTACCAGAATGCCTCTGAAGCCGAATTCCGCGCGCATGGAGCCAAGAATATCCGCAGTACGTTCCAGTTCCAAAATCATGCGCTCCCCCGTTTTCTTGATTTTGCGGTCCGGAACGGAAACGGGGCGATAATCCGCTACGGCGGCGCTGAGGATGGCGGCGTCGGCGTAGGGAGCCTGGTTTTTGACAGCATCATAC
This portion of the Akkermansia massiliensis genome encodes:
- a CDS encoding phosphopantothenoylcysteine decarboxylase, coding for MRFLITAGPTREAIDPVRYLTNHSSGKMGYCLAEAAVHEGHSVLLISGPTSLDIPHGVDFLPVECAREMYDAVKNQAPYADAAILSAAVADYRPVSVPDRKIKKTGERMILELERTADILGSMRAEFGFRGILVGFAAETHDVENYARGKLERKRCDMIVANDVSRSDIGFNSSENEVLLVYPDRTELLEKAPKTQIAFQIIERACRLAQGKAPSWRTADPFHA
- the rsgA gene encoding ribosome small subunit-dependent GTPase A encodes the protein MPVTLQDLGWNDHFQRAFNAVAKPGWVPGRLIRETKINFTALLDGGEDVDAVVSGKLWHDAATDAELPAVGDWVAIDPGEAGDEAVIRAILPRQTCFSRKAPGKSSAEQVLGTNVDTVAVVTEPGTDFNPRRMERYFTLIRRSGAAPLILLNKTDLFSREEVDEAVQALRELSPECSIIGISALHNKGIKEFRKCLSRGKTICIVGSSGVGKSTLVNTLLGDEWLWTGEVNEVTGKGRHTTVARELVLLKHGGLLIDNPGIREIQMWTDEHTLRESFADLTELAQECKFADCSHGTDSGCAIRKAVEEGTLDRERYLNFLNLEDEIARLAKRQKKRQMNVERAGKRDRKVQARNYEDRVELERRHKPNHRSHD
- a CDS encoding NPCBM/NEW2 domain-containing protein; this translates as MKVPAASLLMARQEVGETRLDRSFKNGELSIGGKKYAAGIGTHATSMIPLPVPEGSGSRVWKLEGACGIDDGTDGDGSVEFRVMSGSEVLWSSGVMKRGMPAKKFSVPVAENGIRHLYLMADRVENNSYDHADWVDLVWKTGGEPQGMKGAVVNAAKFGMIPGVRKDQGPALRSAISALRKQGGGVLNIPRGVYHFYPEGALNMSFNISNHDQPLVHPVCVTLTDLRNVRVEGNGSLFLFHGKVVPLLVMDSENVSINRLSVDYERSYCTEARVLNADDRSTEVEIDKKAYPYEIRNNRFVFLGEGWEEGMGSCMAFEKGTGHIIANTSDMGWNGRVEPLGGNRLRLDWNLKQKGIKPGDTLVLRNYNRPHPGCVVYRARKTVLNDVALHQSTGMALLVQRSEDFHMKGGGVMVRKGTGRVHTAGADATHFSNTRGEIVVEKALFEGMMDDAINVHSTCLGVTEVVDSHTLKCKYMHRQAVGFEVFLPGEKIRFINGPTLEPGSTATVKTAVKKSSTELVITLEEPLPPSVKAGDAVENADFYPSVVFRNNIVRNNRARGSLFTTPEKVLVEGNLFDHSSGAAILLAGDAQGWYESGACHEVVIRRNTFINNLTSRYQFTNAIISIYPEVKQLNKQKDYYHRNVLIENNVFKTFDVPLLFAISTDNLKFVNNKIIYNNDFRGWGQKPFQFKRCANILIKNNKVQPPRTWSIEDCKLENTPADQVRIEN
- a CDS encoding retropepsin-like aspartic protease, with protein sequence MLFPCSLFRASAALLALGALPLSAAEQPDPAQARPVVSITDLNPVRLTRDAHSKLLVAQCTINGVPCNLIVDTAASHTTFDIKFIKKNFPGLPLENAQIAPGSNVNTVPQLFAMKSFSIGGLHIKNFFGLAMDLTPLQKDMQVRVDGILGINYLGFSPFLLSVRDASLQFLERSRFPSQNMKPLEVERHPSGIFYVRCSRGGDAFLLALDSGSSLSLAPLEQWPADPNGNQLTAKASDINGHSGDRNVMKLGIPSTLRMGPDFQMDGLSFAVTGTGGRCQIGVDTLQHFDIIIDAPQGEVFALPLHSKPEARGQKAPAVKRES
- a CDS encoding polyphosphate kinase 2 family protein; this translates as MIDIPSRLVKRCKKFIEPYRVTDGKGFKLSHYDPGDLGKLDKDSKKEAVDKLEKGIELLEQLQEVLYASESYALLVVLQAMDSAGKDGIVKHVMGGVNPQGCVVSSFKPPSTLERSHDFLWRCVARLPRRGMIGIFNRSYYEEVLSVRVHPEFLAGEGFDPVHAKGAFWKERYRSINNLERHLLANKTRIVKIFLNLSSEEQRKRLLARLDTPHKNWKFSEGDIHEREFWDQYQKAYEEMIRHTSSRDAPWYVVPADNKWYSRLVCMCAIVEALAEMKLEYPKVSGELKAFFPEFREELERPLSGDRD
- the rsmD gene encoding 16S rRNA (guanine(966)-N(2))-methyltransferase RsmD, with amino-acid sequence MRIISGKAGGIALSVPKGEVRPTTDRVREALFSILNPLIDHADVLDLFTGSGAFGLEALSRGAGSSRMVDFSRLSCATAKANLAKTGLEGGAVIQGDAVQFVKRELLAGRKYDIVFADPPYCKGPADRDFIVELAEAGIAGLLKDGGVFIAEVQEGWGTGMEGAAEFDGLDLVDTRRYGKNMLLFYRLPEK
- a CDS encoding 3-deoxy-D-manno-octulosonic acid transferase gives rise to the protein MKAFLFSFCYNVLYTLGWLVTLPSYLLKQKRRGGFGTGLMERFGLYRVSYNREPKGVLYVHAVSVGEVVLALKFLRAWLRERGGSAVLATSTATGHDTAVNAQVSGVRVIYAPFDLLGLPGRCFDRFEPEAIVLVEAELWPNFARAAKVRGIPMAMINARMSARSESRYRAFKWVSRYYFSTLDAMGVQDKGDVRRFESVGVRPSIIHVTGSIKFDQQMAERKETNAEFAAILDKLKRGKPVVLAASTHDGEEVLIAEAVRKAGGFPLIVPRHAERRHTVVRELEARGWQCVLRTDGELPETLKDNVCYIADTTGELRDWTALADVAVIGKSFLADGGQNPAEAVACGVPVLTGPHMENFDALVQLLEGVDGITRCDEERLADVLKEMLDNPLLAHAQSSRAQVALKAHFGATARTIRMICIMLKIPV